In Curtobacterium sp. MCPF17_002, one genomic interval encodes:
- a CDS encoding DUF2795 domain-containing protein, producing the protein MASANPIQVQKYLSGIDYPASKDDIVATAEKEGAEGEILEALKNIPDGEYDAPTAVSSAVSDAG; encoded by the coding sequence ATGGCATCAGCGAACCCGATCCAGGTCCAGAAGTACCTCAGCGGCATCGACTACCCGGCCTCGAAGGACGACATCGTCGCCACGGCCGAGAAGGAGGGGGCCGAGGGGGAGATCCTCGAGGCCCTGAAGAACATCCCCGACGGCGAGTACGACGCCCCCACCGCGGTGTCGAGCGCCGTCTCCGACGCCGGCTGA
- a CDS encoding metalloregulator ArsR/SmtB family transcription factor: MDTDRIDDVLSALADPIRRRIVERLGKGEATVTDLSAPFDVSGPAISRHLGILERAGLITRERHGTWRTCRLRPEAVVDLGAWLGGLQPVWDSRFDSLEAVLAARTDVTPVTHHHHIQEQS; encoded by the coding sequence GTGGACACCGACCGCATCGACGACGTCCTGTCCGCGCTGGCCGACCCGATCCGCCGGCGCATCGTCGAACGACTCGGGAAGGGCGAGGCCACGGTCACCGACCTCTCCGCCCCGTTCGACGTCAGCGGCCCGGCGATCTCCCGGCACCTCGGGATCCTCGAGCGCGCCGGCCTCATCACCCGTGAGCGCCACGGCACCTGGCGCACGTGCCGCCTCCGGCCCGAGGCCGTCGTCGACCTCGGCGCGTGGCTGGGCGGGCTGCAGCCCGTCTGGGACAGCCGCTTCGACAGCCTGGAGGCAGTGCTCGCCGCCCGCACGGACGTCACCCCCGTCACGCACCACCACCACATCCAGGAGCAGTCATGA
- a CDS encoding OsmC family peroxiredoxin — MPTRTARTAWNGGLEDGSGQVELSSSKVGTYDVSFPKRAADDAGGTTSPEELIAAAHSACYAMQFSAVLGEAGGTVEALDVKADVSLGPDPAGGFRLTGIVLTVSGEVAGIDEATFLKAAEDAKATCPVSKALTGVEITLHATFEQ, encoded by the coding sequence ATGCCCACGCGCACCGCACGTACCGCCTGGAACGGCGGCCTCGAGGACGGCTCCGGCCAGGTCGAACTCTCCAGCTCGAAGGTCGGCACCTACGACGTCTCGTTCCCGAAGCGCGCAGCCGACGACGCCGGCGGCACCACCAGCCCCGAAGAACTCATCGCCGCAGCGCACTCCGCCTGCTACGCCATGCAGTTCTCCGCCGTCCTCGGCGAGGCCGGCGGCACGGTCGAGGCCCTCGACGTCAAGGCCGACGTCTCGCTCGGCCCGGACCCGGCCGGCGGCTTCCGCCTCACTGGGATCGTCCTCACCGTCAGCGGCGAGGTCGCCGGCATCGACGAGGCGACCTTCCTCAAGGCCGCCGAGGACGCCAAGGCGACCTGCCCCGTCAGCAAGGCGCTGACCGGTGTCGAGATCACGCTGCACGCGACGTTCGAACAGTAG
- a CDS encoding NAD(P)-dependent alcohol dehydrogenase: protein MRAVVFEQYQTFPSLTEVPKPTPGPGEVLLKVAGAGACHSDVAVYREFAAGAPGAQQPPFVLGHENSGWVESVGDGVTGFTEGDAYLVYGPVGCGHCSYCSKGQDTYCENAATNPYMGIGLGRDGGMAEYVTVPARNLVPLGDADPIAAAPLSDAALTPYHAIKNALPNLAGGGKYALVVGLGGLGQIAVQILTALTGATVIATDMKQDAMDRAAERGAITVPGGPDQVAAIRAITGGRGVDAAFDFVGATPTITTAQASMAIGGRFTVVGIAGGTTEWNFFSTPYESTITNTYWGTIADLHEVVAMYRAGQIVPDVERYALADALEAYRKLEAGELSGRAVVVPTA, encoded by the coding sequence ATGCGCGCCGTCGTGTTCGAGCAGTACCAGACCTTCCCGTCCCTGACGGAGGTCCCGAAGCCCACTCCCGGGCCGGGGGAGGTGCTCCTCAAGGTCGCCGGTGCCGGCGCCTGCCACTCCGACGTCGCCGTGTACCGCGAGTTCGCCGCCGGCGCCCCTGGCGCCCAGCAGCCCCCGTTCGTCCTCGGCCACGAGAACTCCGGCTGGGTCGAGTCGGTCGGCGACGGCGTCACCGGCTTCACGGAGGGCGACGCGTACCTCGTCTACGGACCGGTCGGCTGCGGCCACTGCTCGTACTGCTCCAAGGGGCAGGACACCTACTGCGAGAACGCCGCGACGAACCCGTACATGGGCATCGGCCTCGGTCGCGACGGCGGCATGGCGGAGTACGTCACCGTCCCCGCCCGGAACCTCGTGCCGCTCGGCGACGCCGACCCGATCGCCGCCGCGCCGCTCAGCGACGCCGCACTCACGCCGTACCACGCGATCAAGAACGCGCTGCCGAACCTCGCCGGCGGGGGCAAGTACGCCCTCGTCGTCGGACTCGGCGGCCTCGGGCAGATCGCCGTCCAGATCCTCACCGCCCTCACCGGCGCCACCGTCATCGCGACGGACATGAAGCAGGATGCCATGGACCGCGCCGCCGAACGCGGCGCGATCACCGTCCCCGGTGGGCCCGACCAGGTCGCCGCCATCCGTGCGATCACCGGCGGACGCGGCGTCGACGCCGCGTTCGACTTCGTCGGCGCGACCCCGACGATCACGACCGCCCAGGCGTCGATGGCCATCGGGGGGCGGTTCACGGTCGTCGGCATCGCCGGCGGGACCACCGAGTGGAACTTCTTCTCGACGCCGTACGAGTCGACGATCACGAACACCTACTGGGGCACCATCGCGGACCTGCACGAGGTCGTCGCGATGTACCGAGCCGGCCAGATCGTGCCCGACGTCGAGCGGTACGCGCTGGCGGACGCGCTCGAGGCGTACCGGAAGCTCGAGGCCGGCGAGCTCTCCGGACGTGCGGTCGTCGTCCCCACCGCCTGA
- a CDS encoding gamma-glutamyltransferase, with product MPTPNSAFVPPATHTTRPDLGGTFGMAASTHWIATATAQSVLERGGNAFDAAVAGAFVLHVVEPHLNGPGGDLTAVFATADDPTPIVLSGQGPAPAAATPEHYRAEGLDLVPGSGALAAAVPGAVDAWLLLLRDHGTWDLADVLAPAIDYARDGHPVAPAVVRTITAVAGLFRDHWPTSATQWLPGGAVPVPGDLVRNEALASVLDRLVAAGDGAGSRTARIDAARSEWADGFVAATIDRFVRQPHRHSSGSDHAGVIRASDLAAFRASYEPATTAEFRGCTIAKTGAWGQGPALLQTLRLLEPLDDALLDPSTEIGAHTVVEAQKLALADREAFYGDGDVPLDVLLSDAYSDERRALIGERASAELRPGSVGGVAHALPPVRTQHEAEAAGAVAGSGVGEPTVQVARAAEVPPAAPVEDRGEPFVAPDGETRGDTVHIDVVDRWGNIVSATPSGGWLQSSPTIPELGFCLGTRLQMTWLEEGTASTLRPGERPRTTLTPTLVLRDGVPVAALGSPGGDQQDQWQLLFLLRWIVGGYSPQQAIDAPSLHTTSFPGSFWPRTWEPAGLVVEDRLGDEVIAGLEARGHVVTRAGDWSLGRISCVTRDPETGVLGAAANSRGGQGYAAGR from the coding sequence ATGCCGACGCCGAACTCCGCCTTCGTCCCGCCCGCCACCCACACCACCCGCCCCGACCTCGGCGGCACCTTCGGGATGGCCGCCTCGACCCACTGGATCGCCACGGCCACGGCGCAGTCCGTCCTCGAACGCGGCGGCAACGCGTTCGACGCCGCGGTCGCGGGCGCGTTCGTGCTGCACGTGGTGGAACCGCACCTCAACGGCCCCGGCGGGGACCTCACCGCGGTCTTCGCCACGGCCGACGACCCCACGCCGATCGTGCTCTCCGGCCAGGGCCCGGCACCGGCAGCGGCCACGCCGGAGCACTACCGCGCCGAGGGCCTCGACCTCGTCCCCGGCTCCGGCGCCCTCGCCGCGGCCGTCCCCGGAGCGGTCGACGCGTGGCTCCTCCTGCTCCGCGACCACGGCACGTGGGACCTCGCCGACGTGCTCGCCCCGGCGATCGACTACGCACGCGACGGACACCCGGTCGCGCCCGCCGTGGTGCGCACGATCACCGCCGTCGCCGGCCTGTTCCGTGACCACTGGCCCACCTCTGCCACGCAGTGGCTGCCTGGAGGCGCGGTGCCGGTCCCCGGGGACCTGGTGCGCAACGAGGCACTCGCGTCGGTCCTCGACCGGCTCGTCGCCGCCGGCGACGGCGCCGGCAGCCGCACCGCCCGCATCGACGCCGCGCGGAGCGAGTGGGCCGACGGCTTCGTCGCCGCCACGATCGACCGCTTCGTCCGGCAGCCGCACCGGCACTCGTCCGGCTCCGACCACGCCGGGGTCATCCGGGCCTCCGACCTCGCCGCGTTCCGGGCGTCCTACGAGCCCGCGACGACCGCCGAGTTCCGCGGGTGCACGATCGCGAAGACCGGCGCGTGGGGGCAGGGTCCCGCGCTCCTGCAGACCCTCCGGCTGCTCGAACCGCTCGACGACGCCCTGCTCGACCCGTCCACCGAGATCGGCGCCCACACGGTGGTCGAGGCGCAGAAGCTCGCGCTCGCCGACCGCGAGGCGTTCTACGGCGACGGTGACGTCCCCCTCGACGTGCTGCTCTCCGACGCGTACTCCGACGAGCGCCGCGCGCTGATCGGCGAGCGGGCGTCCGCGGAGCTCCGGCCCGGCTCCGTCGGCGGCGTCGCGCACGCGCTGCCCCCGGTCCGCACGCAGCACGAGGCCGAGGCAGCCGGTGCCGTCGCCGGCAGCGGCGTCGGGGAGCCGACCGTGCAGGTCGCCCGCGCCGCCGAGGTCCCGCCGGCCGCTCCCGTCGAGGACCGCGGCGAGCCGTTCGTCGCGCCGGACGGCGAGACGCGCGGCGACACGGTCCACATCGACGTCGTCGACCGCTGGGGCAACATCGTCAGCGCGACCCCGTCCGGCGGCTGGCTGCAGTCGTCGCCCACCATCCCGGAGCTCGGGTTCTGCCTCGGCACGCGCCTGCAGATGACCTGGCTCGAGGAGGGCACGGCGTCCACGCTCCGACCCGGCGAGCGCCCCCGCACGACCCTGACGCCGACGCTCGTCCTGCGCGACGGCGTCCCCGTGGCCGCCCTCGGTTCCCCGGGCGGTGACCAGCAGGACCAGTGGCAGCTGCTGTTCCTGCTGCGGTGGATCGTCGGCGGGTACTCGCCGCAGCAGGCGATCGATGCGCCGTCGCTGCACACCACGTCGTTCCCGGGGTCGTTCTGGCCGCGCACGTGGGAGCCGGCGGGGCTCGTGGTCGAGGACCGACTCGGCGACGAGGTGATCGCTGGCCTCGAGGCACGCGGGCACGTCGTCACGCGTGCCGGCGACTGGTCCCTCGGTCGGATCTCCTGCGTGACCCGCGATCCGGAGACCGGCGTGCTCGGAGCCGCGGCGAACTCCCGCGGCGGGCAGGGCTACGCGGCGGGCCGCTGA
- a CDS encoding RNA polymerase sigma factor: MRDDDSVLVRRMVSGDKTALATAFDRFAPVLTRYAWAVTATSADVEHVVQESLLSLWKHADGLYLPTGLLLPWLLAVCRSHAGPRGADVAGGEPLRWVQDDLAALPDTDRRLVELCLVDGRTWAEAAQLLGLRPGGPAPRRGSRATKEVQR, translated from the coding sequence GTGAGAGACGACGACTCGGTCCTCGTGCGCCGGATGGTGTCCGGGGACAAGACAGCGCTCGCGACGGCGTTCGACCGGTTCGCACCGGTGCTGACGCGCTACGCGTGGGCGGTCACCGCCACCTCCGCCGACGTCGAGCACGTCGTGCAGGAGTCGTTGCTGTCGCTCTGGAAGCACGCCGACGGGCTGTACCTGCCCACCGGACTGCTGCTGCCGTGGCTCCTCGCGGTCTGCCGATCGCACGCCGGGCCGCGCGGTGCCGACGTCGCCGGAGGGGAGCCGCTGCGCTGGGTCCAGGACGACCTGGCCGCGCTCCCCGACACCGACCGCCGACTCGTCGAGCTCTGCCTCGTCGACGGTCGGACATGGGCGGAGGCCGCACAGCTGCTCGGTCTCCGTCCCGGAGGGCCCGCACCACGGCGAGGGTCCCGAGCGACGAAGGAGGTGCAGCGATGA
- a CDS encoding peptidoglycan DD-metalloendopeptidase family protein — protein MRSTSSSTARPRPVRARVLATVVALAAVAAGLVGTAAPATAAPAVYTGTVPAGATLWPGDSVTSNNGQFQLVMQGDGNLVEYGIGRKVLWSSNTSGKSGAFAQIRANGTLAIVYNNVRIALWGGAGQVGRNFGVRPDGTMRMINTANHSVVEFPTYQDSIAAGNVILPGTVLRSDRTNSRTLTMRADGVLVQVVDGKQVWATKTTGNKNAYAAVQADGNLVVYSAAKKALWASATSRAGTGQLLVQVDGNVVLYGKTDTRVWSTRSVTGLLWPVASTKISGKYGDDRGAGHVPRYHQGTDSAVGIGTAVYASGTGTVTSAVANNASYGNYVVVTYGMTTVLTAHLSKIEVKTGQIVTKGNEIARSGNTGQSTGPHVHVEVRQGGTLVDPLKVLHFR, from the coding sequence ATGCGCAGCACCTCGTCGTCCACGGCACGCCCACGCCCAGTCCGCGCTCGGGTCCTCGCGACCGTCGTCGCACTCGCCGCCGTCGCCGCGGGGCTCGTGGGCACCGCCGCTCCGGCCACCGCCGCTCCAGCCGTCTACACGGGCACCGTCCCCGCCGGCGCGACGCTCTGGCCCGGAGACTCCGTCACCTCGAACAACGGGCAGTTCCAGCTCGTCATGCAGGGTGACGGCAACCTCGTCGAGTACGGGATCGGGCGCAAGGTCCTCTGGTCCTCGAACACGTCCGGCAAGTCCGGCGCGTTCGCCCAGATCCGCGCGAACGGCACCCTCGCGATCGTGTACAACAACGTGCGCATCGCCCTCTGGGGCGGCGCCGGCCAGGTCGGCCGGAACTTCGGCGTCCGTCCCGACGGCACCATGCGGATGATCAACACGGCGAACCACAGCGTCGTCGAGTTCCCGACCTACCAGGACAGCATCGCCGCCGGGAACGTCATCCTGCCCGGTACCGTGCTGCGATCCGACCGCACCAACTCCCGCACCCTGACGATGCGCGCCGACGGCGTCCTCGTGCAGGTCGTCGACGGCAAGCAGGTCTGGGCCACGAAGACCACCGGCAACAAGAACGCGTACGCCGCCGTGCAGGCGGACGGGAACCTCGTCGTCTACAGCGCGGCGAAGAAGGCGCTGTGGGCCAGTGCCACGAGCCGCGCCGGCACCGGGCAGCTGCTCGTGCAGGTCGACGGCAACGTGGTCCTCTACGGCAAGACCGACACCCGCGTGTGGTCGACCCGATCAGTCACCGGGCTGCTCTGGCCCGTCGCGAGCACCAAGATCTCCGGCAAGTACGGCGACGACCGCGGCGCCGGACACGTCCCGCGCTACCACCAGGGCACCGACTCCGCCGTCGGCATCGGCACCGCCGTGTACGCCTCGGGCACCGGGACGGTCACGAGCGCCGTCGCGAACAACGCCTCGTACGGCAACTACGTCGTCGTGACCTACGGCATGACCACGGTGCTCACCGCGCACCTCAGCAAGATCGAGGTGAAGACGGGGCAGATCGTGACGAAGGGCAACGAGATCGCGCGGTCCGGCAACACCGGGCAGTCGACGGGGCCGCACGTGCACGTCGAGGTCCGTCAGGGCGGGACGCTCGTCGACCCGCTGAAGGTGCTGCACTTCCGCTGA
- a CDS encoding threonine/serine exporter family protein — MAEQFLPGVPRPGRPPRPRVRNLAQHDIRDARARLRGTIYEDVAPDTRPREQYSPVQIVDFCLDLAEVMLASGADTRSVETAVVAVSTKWNLAPLDLDFSGSSVTIQYAPSDTPPLLKVRTVQSDGSDLDRLARANQIVDDLVHDERDMTSAVSALVAVLRMPPRWPTWLADVGLSILGISIAMQAGGGWRAGLGAFVLMLGIIVSGRWLTGRGFPQFFVSGAQGAVASAIGTLAIWADVLHPGQAATMVAALVVLLLPHPSLVTWAQDAISGFRAMAVARAFYIGLVIAAIVVGVPAGIAVTKWLHIEVDPSGIVLPVLSLWASLALTVVSAAANCFVQQASARVIPVAVVFSVAAGAALRGLRDLGLPLLGATFLAAVLLGVLSTIAAARMRTAVAAISVPAFCGALLPGVAVSNALLNFMSGSSSAALDFVAAVSVALGIGAGLVLGGLVATPGARRALRRSRRVVVHSVHNDTTAIPVIRDSGYDPGNGSTPRGPRPR; from the coding sequence ATGGCCGAGCAGTTCCTCCCCGGCGTGCCGCGACCGGGGCGACCACCCCGGCCCCGCGTGCGCAACCTCGCACAGCACGACATCCGCGACGCCCGCGCACGGCTCCGCGGCACCATCTACGAGGACGTCGCGCCTGACACCCGGCCCCGCGAGCAGTACTCGCCGGTGCAGATCGTCGACTTCTGCCTCGACCTCGCCGAGGTGATGCTCGCCTCCGGTGCCGACACCCGGAGCGTCGAGACCGCCGTCGTCGCCGTGTCGACGAAGTGGAACCTGGCACCGCTCGACCTCGACTTCTCCGGCAGCTCGGTGACGATCCAGTACGCCCCGTCCGACACCCCGCCCCTGCTGAAGGTCCGGACCGTGCAGTCCGACGGCTCCGACCTCGACCGGCTGGCGCGGGCGAACCAGATCGTCGACGACCTCGTCCACGACGAGCGCGACATGACCTCGGCGGTGAGCGCCCTCGTCGCCGTGCTCCGGATGCCGCCGAGGTGGCCGACGTGGCTCGCGGACGTCGGTCTGTCGATCCTCGGCATCTCGATCGCGATGCAGGCCGGTGGCGGGTGGCGTGCCGGCCTGGGGGCGTTCGTCCTGATGCTCGGGATCATCGTGTCCGGCCGCTGGCTGACCGGGCGGGGGTTCCCGCAGTTCTTCGTGTCCGGCGCGCAGGGAGCGGTCGCGTCGGCGATCGGCACGCTGGCGATCTGGGCCGACGTCCTGCACCCCGGCCAGGCGGCGACGATGGTGGCCGCGCTCGTGGTGCTCCTCTTGCCGCACCCGTCGCTGGTGACCTGGGCGCAGGACGCGATCTCCGGGTTCCGGGCCATGGCCGTCGCGCGGGCGTTCTACATCGGGCTCGTCATCGCGGCCATCGTGGTGGGGGTGCCGGCCGGCATCGCCGTGACGAAGTGGCTGCACATCGAGGTGGACCCATCCGGCATCGTCCTGCCGGTGCTGTCGCTCTGGGCCTCCCTCGCGCTGACGGTGGTGTCGGCCGCGGCGAACTGCTTCGTGCAGCAGGCGAGCGCGCGGGTGATCCCCGTCGCCGTCGTGTTCTCGGTGGCCGCCGGCGCGGCGCTCCGCGGCCTGCGGGACCTCGGGCTGCCGCTGCTCGGGGCGACGTTCCTCGCCGCGGTGCTCCTCGGCGTGCTGTCGACGATCGCGGCGGCGCGGATGCGGACGGCGGTCGCGGCGATCTCGGTGCCGGCGTTCTGCGGTGCACTCCTGCCCGGCGTCGCGGTGTCGAACGCGCTCCTCAACTTCATGTCGGGGTCGTCGAGTGCCGCGCTGGACTTCGTCGCGGCGGTGTCCGTGGCGCTCGGGATCGGGGCGGGCCTCGTGCTCGGCGGGCTCGTGGCCACGCCGGGGGCACGACGTGCCCTGCGCCGGTCGCGGCGGGTCGTCGTGCACTCGGTGCACAACGACACCACCGCGATCCCGGTCATCCGCGACTCGGGCTACGACCCGGGCAACGGTTCGACGCCGAGGGGCCCGCGGCCGCGCTGA
- a CDS encoding SRPBCC domain-containing protein yields the protein MTEQFTAHATHRFSYPVTDVYRAFVDPALLALWFGPLGFHVPAATVEVDARVGGAWNLTMVSNDNPEWTSPVTSTLQEIEENRVIVGTQVANGIPGIEDGTPLSLTLEFAEDGDGTIVTLTQGPFPEMMRDMNIAGWTQSFHKLEALLGAPKEFFQMP from the coding sequence ATGACCGAACAGTTCACCGCCCACGCGACCCACCGGTTCTCGTACCCCGTCACCGACGTCTACCGCGCCTTCGTCGACCCGGCACTCCTCGCCCTGTGGTTCGGCCCGCTCGGTTTCCACGTCCCCGCCGCGACCGTCGAGGTCGACGCTCGCGTCGGTGGCGCCTGGAACCTCACGATGGTCAGCAACGACAACCCCGAGTGGACCTCGCCCGTGACGTCGACGCTGCAGGAGATCGAGGAGAACCGGGTCATCGTCGGCACCCAGGTCGCGAACGGCATCCCCGGGATCGAGGACGGCACGCCGCTGTCGCTCACGCTCGAGTTCGCCGAGGACGGCGACGGCACGATCGTCACGCTGACCCAGGGCCCGTTCCCCGAGATGATGCGCGACATGAACATCGCCGGCTGGACGCAGTCGTTCCACAAGCTCGAGGCGCTCCTCGGTGCCCCGAAGGAGTTCTTCCAGATGCCGTGA
- a CDS encoding TetR/AcrR family transcriptional regulator yields the protein MLEHTSADTHAAAAAAATLHLRITIVGATVDLLRDVPFHEAHAGQVAERIGISVEELRQHFPSWDGLVLAAVDRWNGNRMDDVTREVGNGSTVQLLRSIVASNAEDPALMRLMVALLSVAGNPQHPMATYLRSRYQLFFAQIKRGLEHDVAVGRAPHTMDPRRGAEQLIALYEGLQLQALLRSDLDLVPAFDRAVARLERGWMERYEPQAARRLSTWSDGGWEL from the coding sequence ATGCTCGAACACACCAGCGCGGACACGCACGCGGCAGCCGCCGCGGCCGCCACCCTGCACCTGCGCATCACGATCGTCGGTGCGACCGTCGACCTGCTCCGGGACGTCCCGTTCCACGAAGCCCACGCCGGCCAGGTGGCCGAGCGCATCGGCATCTCCGTCGAGGAACTCCGCCAGCACTTCCCGTCGTGGGACGGCCTCGTGCTCGCCGCCGTCGACCGGTGGAACGGGAACCGGATGGACGACGTGACCCGTGAGGTCGGGAACGGCTCGACCGTCCAGCTCCTCCGCTCGATCGTCGCCTCCAACGCCGAGGACCCGGCGCTCATGCGGCTCATGGTGGCGCTGCTCTCCGTCGCGGGGAACCCGCAGCACCCGATGGCGACGTACCTGCGGTCCCGGTACCAGCTGTTCTTCGCGCAGATCAAGCGCGGCCTGGAGCACGACGTCGCGGTCGGACGGGCTCCGCACACGATGGACCCCCGCCGCGGCGCGGAGCAGCTCATCGCCCTCTACGAAGGGCTGCAGCTGCAGGCGCTCCTGCGCTCGGACCTCGACCTCGTGCCGGCGTTCGACCGTGCCGTCGCCCGGCTCGAGCGCGGCTGGATGGAACGGTACGAGCCGCAGGCGGCCAGGCGGCTCTCCACGTGGAGCGACGGCGGCTGGGAACTCTGA